The following are encoded together in the Pseudomonas sp. IB20 genome:
- a CDS encoding urea amidolyase associated protein UAAP2, whose product MSIALKQPDAAVYRATIPAGEPWLMEVKAGQTLRILDLEGNQAVDTLFYSLKNPKERYDVQRTLRRQNNVYLSTGSVLYSNLGQPMLTLVEDTCGRHDTLGGACAQESNTVRYALEKRYMHSCRDNYLRACAHDGRLGKSDIGPNINFFMNVPVTADGGLTFEDGISAPGKYVDLRAEMDVIVLISNCPQLNNPCNAYNPTPAELLVWN is encoded by the coding sequence ATGTCTATCGCACTGAAACAACCCGATGCGGCGGTGTACCGCGCGACTATTCCCGCCGGCGAGCCGTGGCTGATGGAGGTCAAGGCCGGCCAGACCCTGCGCATCCTTGACCTTGAGGGTAACCAGGCCGTCGACACGCTGTTCTACAGCCTCAAAAACCCCAAGGAACGCTACGACGTGCAACGCACCCTGCGTCGGCAAAACAACGTGTACCTGAGCACCGGCAGCGTGCTGTATTCCAACCTCGGCCAGCCGATGCTGACCCTCGTCGAAGACACCTGCGGGCGCCACGACACCCTCGGCGGCGCCTGCGCGCAAGAGAGCAACACCGTGCGCTACGCCCTGGAAAAACGCTACATGCACAGCTGCCGAGACAACTACCTGCGCGCCTGCGCCCACGATGGCCGCCTGGGTAAAAGCGACATCGGGCCGAACATCAATTTCTTCATGAATGTGCCGGTCACAGCCGACGGTGGGCTGACCTTTGAAGACGGTATTTCCGCGCCCGGCAAGTACGTCGATTTACGCGCGGAGATGGACGTGATCGTGCTGATTTCCAACTGCCCGCAATTGAACAACCCCTGCAACGCCTACAACCCGACCCCTGCGGAGTTACTGGTATGGAACTGA
- a CDS encoding urea amidolyase associated protein UAAP1: protein MTDSTQLFAPFAEEMLPGGGHRSFVLKRGQLLRLTDIRGGANVSLTLLNANEKTERLNLPDSLKCQHTAKLTRGHCLYSDMGRVLAAITADTCGWSDSIGGVLCAAEVAEKYGKGRYQELRNGFYRNGTDNLLVELGKWGLGLCDLLMTLNLFSRVSVDGDGGLHFVPGNSKAGDYIELYAPMDTLVVLTALQHPMDPNPDYAPQPLKLSWMNAAPSVAEHCRTSRPENTRGFINTDRLFA, encoded by the coding sequence ATGACCGATTCCACTCAACTGTTTGCGCCGTTCGCCGAAGAAATGCTACCCGGCGGCGGCCACCGTTCCTTCGTGCTCAAGCGCGGCCAACTGCTGCGCCTCACCGACATTCGTGGCGGCGCCAACGTCAGCCTGACGCTGCTCAACGCCAATGAAAAAACCGAACGCCTGAACCTGCCCGACAGCCTCAAATGCCAACACACCGCCAAGCTCACCCGCGGCCACTGCCTGTACTCGGACATGGGCCGCGTGCTGGCCGCCATCACCGCCGACACCTGCGGCTGGAGTGACAGCATTGGCGGGGTGTTATGCGCCGCCGAGGTGGCCGAAAAATATGGCAAGGGCCGCTATCAGGAACTGCGCAACGGCTTCTACCGCAACGGCACCGACAACCTGCTGGTGGAATTGGGCAAGTGGGGCCTGGGGCTTTGCGACCTGTTGATGACCCTCAACCTGTTCAGCCGCGTCAGCGTGGACGGCGACGGCGGTTTGCACTTTGTGCCGGGCAATTCCAAGGCTGGCGACTACATCGAGCTCTACGCACCGATGGACACGCTGGTGGTGCTCACCGCCCTGCAACACCCGATGGACCCCAACCCCGATTACGCACCGCAACCGCTGAAGCTGAGCTGGATGAACGCGGCCCCCAGCGTCGCCGAACACTGCCGCACGTCGCGCCCGGAAAACACGCGCGGCTTTATCAACACTGACCGCCTGTTCGCTTGA
- a CDS encoding ABC transporter ATP-binding protein, protein MSFISVNNVWQRYGDQVVLEGLNLHVEEGEFCTLVGTSGCGKSTFLRLLLGQETASKGQILLDGQALAAEPDASRGVVFQRYSVFPHLTVLDNVALGLELPHSPLLGRLFGKAKRHAREQAAALLQKVGLGHALDKYPAQLSGGMQQRLAIAQALIMKPRVLLLDEPFGALDPGIRKDMHQLLLALWRETRLTVFMVTHDLSEGFSLGTRLLVFDKVRVDPHAPGAYGARITYDIPLNSARRKALAAELGASAQ, encoded by the coding sequence ATGAGTTTTATCAGCGTCAACAATGTGTGGCAGCGCTACGGCGACCAAGTGGTGCTGGAGGGCCTCAACCTGCACGTCGAGGAGGGTGAGTTTTGCACGCTGGTCGGCACCTCTGGGTGCGGCAAATCCACCTTTCTGCGCCTGCTGTTGGGCCAGGAAACTGCGAGCAAAGGCCAGATCCTGCTGGACGGCCAAGCCCTCGCCGCCGAGCCGGATGCCAGCCGTGGCGTGGTGTTCCAACGCTACTCGGTGTTCCCGCATCTGACGGTACTGGACAACGTCGCCCTAGGCCTTGAACTGCCTCATTCACCGCTGCTGGGCCGGCTGTTCGGCAAAGCCAAAAGACACGCCAGGGAACAGGCGGCCGCACTGCTGCAAAAAGTCGGCCTCGGCCACGCCTTGGACAAGTACCCGGCGCAGCTCTCCGGCGGCATGCAGCAACGCCTGGCCATCGCCCAAGCCCTGATCATGAAGCCCCGCGTGCTGCTGCTGGACGAACCCTTCGGCGCCCTCGACCCGGGCATTCGCAAGGACATGCACCAGCTGTTGCTGGCGCTGTGGCGCGAAACCCGGCTGACGGTGTTCATGGTCACCCACGACCTGAGCGAAGGCTTCAGCCTCGGCACGCGCTTGCTGGTGTTCGACAAGGTCCGCGTCGACCCCCACGCCCCCGGTGCCTATGGCGCCCGCATTACCTACGACATCCCTTTGAACAGCGCGCGCCGCAAAGCGCTCGCCGCCGAACTTGGAGCCTCAGCCCAATGA
- a CDS encoding ABC transporter permease gives MRLINRHPERSSRLLLVILPFALLLFAYFVGSAERLADNPNDKLLPSAVQMGDAVKRLAFSADTRTGEYVLWQDSASSLRRLAIGLGISALAGLCLGIAAGTLPLFGAPLSPLLTVLSMVPPLAILPILFIVFGLGELSKVMLIVIGITPALARDLEQRAREIPIELLVKAQTLGASTWTLMLRVVLPQLLPRLLISLRLMLGSAWLFLIAAEAIASTDGLGYRIFLVRRYLAMDVILPYVVWITLLAWLMDWGLKTLTRRAFPWYEGARA, from the coding sequence ATGCGCCTGATCAACCGTCACCCGGAACGCTCCAGTCGCCTGCTGTTGGTGATCCTGCCGTTCGCCCTGCTGCTGTTCGCCTACTTCGTGGGCTCGGCCGAGCGCCTGGCAGACAACCCCAACGACAAGCTGCTGCCCAGCGCCGTGCAAATGGGCGACGCGGTAAAACGCCTGGCGTTCAGCGCCGACACGCGTACCGGTGAGTACGTGCTGTGGCAAGACAGCGCGTCGAGCCTGCGCCGCCTCGCCATCGGCTTAGGAATAAGCGCCCTCGCCGGCCTGTGCCTGGGGATTGCCGCCGGTACGCTGCCGCTGTTTGGCGCGCCGTTGTCGCCGTTGCTCACGGTGCTGTCGATGGTGCCGCCGCTGGCGATCCTGCCAATTCTGTTCATCGTGTTCGGGCTGGGGGAATTGTCCAAAGTGATGCTGATCGTTATCGGCATCACCCCAGCCCTGGCGCGCGACCTTGAGCAGCGCGCACGGGAAATCCCCATCGAGCTGCTGGTAAAAGCGCAAACCCTCGGCGCCTCCACCTGGACCCTGATGCTGCGCGTGGTGTTGCCGCAACTGCTGCCGCGCCTGCTGATTTCGCTGCGGCTGATGCTCGGCTCGGCGTGGTTATTCCTGATCGCCGCCGAAGCCATCGCCTCCACCGACGGCCTGGGCTACCGGATTTTCCTGGTACGCCGCTACCTGGCGATGGACGTGATCTTGCCTTACGTGGTGTGGATCACCCTGCTCGCCTGGCTGATGGACTGGGGCCTGAAAACCCTCACCCGCCGTGCGTTCCCCTGGTACGAAGGAGCGCGGGCATGA
- a CDS encoding putative urea ABC transporter substrate-binding protein, whose translation MPTPRLPALLAAAFAAVLSFQTQAASKDHFSVCWTIYAGWMPWEYAGSQGILDKWAKKYGIKIDMVQLNDYVESINQYTAGQFDGCTMTNMDALTIPAAGGVDSTALVVSDFSNGNDGVVIKGTGKTVADLKGMNVNLVELSVSHYLLARALESADLTEKDLKVVNTSDADIAAAFNTNQVQAVTTWNPMLCEIKAKPGVTQVFDSSKVPGEIMDMMVVNTQTLKDNPALGKALTGAWFEVVALMNAKNAASTEALEHMAKASGTDLKGFQAQLDTTKLFATPKEALAFATSAQLPATMRKVAEFSFQHGLLGEGAKDTSAVGMSFANGVTSGDTANLKLHFDPRYVQMAADGTL comes from the coding sequence ATGCCAACACCCCGTTTACCCGCCCTGCTCGCCGCCGCTTTCGCCGCCGTGTTGAGCTTCCAGACCCAAGCCGCCAGCAAAGACCACTTCAGTGTGTGCTGGACCATTTACGCCGGTTGGATGCCGTGGGAGTACGCCGGCAGCCAGGGCATCCTCGACAAGTGGGCCAAGAAGTACGGCATCAAGATCGACATGGTGCAGCTCAATGACTATGTCGAATCCATCAACCAGTACACCGCTGGCCAGTTCGATGGCTGCACCATGACCAACATGGACGCCCTGACCATCCCCGCCGCCGGTGGCGTGGACAGCACCGCGCTGGTGGTCAGCGACTTCTCCAACGGCAACGATGGCGTGGTGATCAAAGGCACCGGCAAGACCGTGGCCGACCTCAAGGGCATGAACGTCAACCTGGTGGAACTCTCGGTGTCCCACTACCTGCTGGCGCGGGCACTGGAATCGGCTGACCTCACCGAAAAAGACCTGAAAGTGGTCAACACCTCCGACGCCGACATCGCCGCTGCCTTCAACACCAATCAAGTGCAAGCCGTCACGACTTGGAACCCGATGCTCTGCGAGATCAAGGCCAAGCCCGGTGTCACGCAAGTCTTCGACTCCAGCAAAGTGCCCGGCGAAATCATGGACATGATGGTGGTCAACACCCAAACCCTCAAAGACAACCCCGCCCTGGGCAAAGCGCTCACCGGTGCCTGGTTTGAAGTGGTCGCGCTGATGAACGCCAAAAACGCCGCCAGCACCGAAGCCTTGGAGCATATGGCCAAAGCGTCGGGCACCGACCTCAAGGGTTTCCAGGCGCAACTGGACACCACCAAGCTGTTCGCCACGCCCAAGGAAGCCCTCGCCTTCGCCACCAGTGCGCAGTTGCCCGCCACCATGCGCAAAGTTGCCGAATTCTCCTTCCAGCACGGCTTGCTCGGTGAGGGCGCCAAGGACACCAGCGCCGTGGGCATGAGCTTCGCCAATGGCGTGACCAGCGGCGACACCGCCAACCTCAAGCTGCATTTCGACCCCCGCTATGTGCAGATGGCCGCCGACGGCACGCTGTAA
- a CDS encoding enoyl-CoA hydratase/isomerase family protein — translation MNLHFEELTGSDGARIGIASLDAEKSLNALSLPMILALGDRLDAWAQDPNIACVLLRGNGPKAFCAGGEVRSLAQACREQPGAVPTLAAEFFAAEYRLDYRLHTYPKPLICWGHGYVLGGGMGLLQSAAVRIVTPSSRLAMPEISIGLYPDVGASWFLSRLPGKLGVFLGLTGAHINGRDALDLGLADRFLRDDQQEELIEGLLQLNWQEQTAMQLNSLLKALAQEAVSQQPEAQWLPRRAQIDEWLDVGDVRCAWRALSPLRDHADPLFSRAGKTLSEGCPLTAHLVWEQIQRARHLSLAQVFQMEYTLSLNCCRHPEFAEGVRARLIDKDQTPHWHWPDINTIPEAVVQAHFHKAWEGRHPLADLSDV, via the coding sequence ATGAACCTGCACTTCGAAGAGCTGACCGGCAGCGACGGTGCCCGCATCGGCATCGCCAGCCTGGACGCTGAAAAGTCTCTCAACGCGCTCTCCTTGCCGATGATCCTGGCCCTGGGCGATCGCCTGGATGCCTGGGCCCAAGACCCGAACATCGCCTGTGTGCTGCTACGCGGCAATGGCCCCAAAGCCTTTTGCGCCGGCGGCGAAGTGCGCAGCCTGGCCCAGGCCTGCCGTGAACAGCCCGGCGCTGTGCCAACCCTGGCCGCAGAGTTTTTCGCGGCGGAATACCGCCTCGACTATCGCCTGCACACCTACCCCAAGCCGCTGATCTGCTGGGGCCACGGCTACGTGTTGGGCGGCGGTATGGGCCTGCTGCAAAGCGCGGCGGTGCGCATCGTGACACCGAGCAGCCGTCTGGCGATGCCCGAGATCAGCATCGGCCTGTACCCGGATGTGGGCGCCAGTTGGTTCCTGTCGCGCCTGCCCGGCAAGCTCGGCGTGTTCCTTGGCCTCACCGGCGCGCACATCAATGGTCGCGACGCCCTGGACCTGGGCCTGGCCGACCGTTTCCTGCGCGATGACCAGCAAGAAGAATTAATCGAAGGTCTGCTGCAACTGAATTGGCAGGAACAAACCGCGATGCAACTCAACAGCCTGCTCAAGGCCCTGGCCCAGGAAGCGGTCAGCCAGCAACCCGAGGCGCAATGGCTGCCCCGCCGTGCACAGATCGACGAATGGTTGGACGTCGGTGATGTGCGCTGTGCCTGGCGCGCGCTGAGCCCATTGCGCGACCACGCCGACCCGCTGTTCAGCCGCGCCGGCAAGACCCTCAGCGAAGGCTGCCCGCTGACGGCGCATCTGGTCTGGGAGCAGATTCAACGCGCCCGGCACCTGTCCCTGGCCCAAGTGTTCCAGATGGAATACACCCTGAGCCTGAACTGCTGCCGTCACCCGGAGTTCGCCGAAGGCGTGCGCGCGCGGTTGATTGACAAGGACCAGACGCCCCATTGGCACTGGCCGGATATCAACACCATTCCCGAGGCCGTGGTGCAAGCGCATTTCCACAAGGCCTGGGAAGGTCGGCACCCATTGGCGGACTTGTCCGACGTCTAA
- the ung gene encoding uracil-DNA glycosylase encodes MTEGDRIKLEPSWKHALQDEFEQPYMAQLREFLRQEHAAGKEIYPPGPLIFNALNSTPLDKVKVVILGQDPYHGPGQAHGLCFSVQPGVPTPPSLVNIYKELKRDLNIDIPNHGCLQSWADQGVLMLNTTMTVERANANAHAGKGWQFFTDRIIEVVSAHQPHLVFLLWGAHAQSKQKLVDATKHLVLTSVHPSPLSAYRGFLGCGHFSRTNKFLEQNGETPIEWRLPPL; translated from the coding sequence ATGACCGAAGGCGACCGTATCAAACTCGAACCCAGCTGGAAACACGCTCTGCAGGATGAGTTCGAACAGCCCTACATGGCTCAACTGCGCGAGTTCCTGCGCCAGGAACACGCCGCCGGCAAAGAAATTTACCCACCGGGCCCGCTGATTTTCAATGCACTCAACTCAACGCCGCTGGACAAGGTCAAGGTGGTGATCCTCGGCCAGGACCCGTACCACGGCCCAGGCCAGGCCCACGGCTTGTGCTTCTCGGTGCAACCGGGCGTGCCGACGCCGCCCTCCTTGGTAAATATCTACAAAGAGCTCAAGCGCGACCTGAACATCGACATCCCCAACCACGGTTGCCTGCAAAGCTGGGCCGACCAGGGCGTGCTGATGCTCAACACCACCATGACCGTGGAACGCGCGAATGCCAACGCCCATGCGGGCAAGGGCTGGCAGTTCTTTACCGACCGGATTATCGAAGTGGTCAGCGCGCATCAACCGCACTTGGTCTTCCTGTTGTGGGGCGCCCATGCGCAAAGCAAGCAAAAACTGGTGGATGCGACCAAGCACCTGGTGCTGACGTCGGTGCATCCGTCGCCGCTGTCGGCGTATCGCGGGTTTTTGGGCTGCGGGCATTTCAGCCGCACCAACAAGTTTCTTGAGCAGAATGGCGAGACGCCGATTGAGTGGCGGTTGCCGCCACTCTAA
- a CDS encoding AbrB family transcriptional regulator: MSEVTFKQWWATPLVGLAGGYLASLVGWPLPYMVGSLLAIILVRCLTPWQLAEIPGGRKCGQWVVGVGIGLHFTPMVIEQVMSHFGLIFFGALITSLSSIVGVWLMRRSGEDRATAFFSSMPGGSGEMVNLGARNGAVLSRVAAGQSLRVLVVVLCVPAIFKYLLEGGAPQFHPAPVSWAWLAVLFPIGALVAWGWQRLRQPNPWLFGPLLVSATASVVWDLHIGLPDGGSQIGQWLIGSGLGCHFNRQFFRRAPSFMARTLIGTALTMALATLAAVGLSAMTQLDLRSLTLGMMPGGIAEMSLTAETLQLSVPLVTAMQVMRLLFVLFLAEPLFRHWNRQPDNV, translated from the coding sequence ATGTCTGAGGTCACCTTTAAACAATGGTGGGCAACACCGCTGGTCGGCCTGGCCGGCGGTTACCTGGCCAGCCTCGTCGGCTGGCCTTTGCCGTATATGGTCGGCTCGTTGCTGGCGATCATCCTGGTGCGCTGCCTGACGCCGTGGCAATTGGCCGAGATTCCCGGCGGACGCAAATGCGGCCAATGGGTAGTGGGCGTCGGCATCGGGCTGCACTTTACGCCGATGGTGATCGAGCAGGTGATGAGCCACTTCGGCCTGATCTTCTTCGGTGCGCTGATCACCAGCCTGTCGAGCATTGTCGGTGTGTGGTTGATGCGCCGCAGTGGCGAAGACCGCGCCACCGCGTTTTTCTCGAGCATGCCGGGCGGTTCCGGTGAGATGGTCAACCTCGGCGCGCGTAATGGCGCGGTGCTCAGCCGTGTTGCGGCGGGGCAGAGTTTGCGCGTGCTGGTGGTGGTGCTGTGTGTGCCGGCGATCTTCAAGTATTTGCTCGAAGGCGGCGCGCCGCAGTTTCATCCCGCGCCGGTGAGCTGGGCCTGGCTGGCGGTGCTATTTCCGATTGGCGCGCTGGTAGCCTGGGGATGGCAGCGTTTGCGCCAACCGAACCCGTGGCTGTTCGGGCCGCTGTTGGTCAGCGCCACCGCCAGTGTAGTGTGGGACTTGCATATCGGCCTGCCCGATGGCGGCAGCCAGATCGGCCAATGGCTGATCGGCAGCGGCTTGGGCTGCCACTTCAACCGTCAGTTCTTTCGCCGGGCCCCGTCGTTTATGGCGCGTACGCTGATCGGTACGGCGTTGACCATGGCGCTGGCAACGTTAGCGGCGGTGGGCTTGAGCGCCATGACGCAGCTGGACTTGCGCTCACTGACCTTGGGCATGATGCCCGGCGGCATTGCCGAAATGAGCCTCACCGCCGAGACCTTGCAACTGTCGGTGCCGTTGGTGACGGCGATGCAGGTGATGCGCTTGTTGTTTGTGCTGTTTCTGGCAGAGCCGTTGTTCAGGCATTGGAACCGCCAGCCAGACAACGTCTAA
- a CDS encoding tripartite tricarboxylate transporter permease: MDTLGYLGQGFGVALTPYNLVTALCGTLIGTVVGLLPGLGPINGVALLIPIAFALGLPPESALILLAAVYLGCEYGGRISSILLNIPGEASTVMTTLDGYPMARKGLAGVALSLSAWSSFIGALIATCGMVMFAPLLAKWAIAFGPAEYFVLMVFAIVCLGGMAGEKPLKTFVAALIGLFLSAVGIDANSGVYRFTGDNIHLTDGIQFVVLVLGLFSISEILLLLEKTHHGQEAVKASGRMMFNFKEAASVFVVNIRCGVLGFIMGVLPGAGATLASAVAYMTEKRIAGASGTFGEGDKRGLAAPETAIGAAACGALVPMLTLGVPGSGTTAVMIGALSLYNITPGPLLFQQQPDIVWGLIASLFIANIMLVILNIPMIRIFTRILAVPNWALVPVIAIITAIGVYAVHATTFDLFLMIGIGIFGYILRKLDFPLSPVLLGFILGGLMEQNLRRALSISNGALEILWSSPITFGVWVLTAIMLLVPLLRIYRKRALQRRAVADV, translated from the coding sequence ATGGATACGCTTGGCTATTTGGGCCAGGGTTTCGGCGTTGCGCTGACCCCCTACAACCTGGTGACCGCATTGTGCGGCACCCTGATCGGTACCGTGGTCGGCCTGTTACCGGGCCTGGGGCCGATCAATGGCGTCGCGCTGTTGATCCCCATCGCCTTCGCGCTTGGGCTGCCGCCTGAGTCAGCACTGATATTGCTGGCGGCCGTGTACCTGGGCTGTGAATACGGCGGCCGTATCAGTTCGATTCTGCTGAACATCCCGGGCGAAGCCTCGACAGTAATGACCACCCTCGACGGCTACCCGATGGCGCGTAAAGGCCTGGCGGGCGTGGCACTGTCGTTGTCAGCATGGAGTTCGTTCATCGGTGCACTCATCGCCACTTGCGGCATGGTGATGTTTGCTCCCCTGCTGGCTAAATGGGCGATTGCCTTTGGGCCTGCGGAATATTTCGTATTGATGGTGTTCGCGATTGTCTGCCTGGGCGGTATGGCCGGTGAGAAACCGCTGAAAACCTTTGTCGCCGCCTTGATCGGCCTTTTCCTGTCGGCGGTGGGTATCGACGCCAACAGCGGTGTGTACCGCTTTACCGGTGACAATATCCACCTGACCGACGGCATCCAATTTGTGGTGCTGGTCCTGGGCCTGTTTTCCATCAGCGAGATCCTGTTGCTGCTGGAAAAAACCCACCATGGCCAGGAAGCCGTCAAGGCCAGCGGGCGCATGATGTTCAACTTCAAGGAAGCAGCGTCGGTATTCGTAGTCAATATTCGCTGCGGCGTCCTGGGCTTCATCATGGGTGTGCTACCGGGCGCCGGCGCCACCCTGGCCAGCGCCGTGGCCTACATGACCGAGAAACGTATCGCCGGTGCCAGCGGCACCTTCGGCGAAGGTGACAAACGTGGCCTGGCCGCGCCGGAAACCGCCATCGGTGCTGCCGCCTGCGGCGCCCTCGTCCCCATGCTGACCCTCGGCGTACCCGGCTCAGGCACTACCGCGGTGATGATCGGCGCGCTGTCGCTGTACAACATTACCCCCGGCCCACTGCTGTTCCAACAACAGCCGGACATCGTCTGGGGCCTGATCGCTTCGTTGTTTATCGCCAACATCATGCTGGTGATCCTCAACATCCCGATGATCCGCATCTTCACGCGCATCCTTGCCGTGCCAAACTGGGCGCTGGTGCCGGTAATCGCCATCATCACCGCGATTGGGGTGTACGCGGTTCACGCCACCACCTTCGACCTGTTCCTGATGATTGGTATCGGCATCTTCGGTTACATCCTGCGCAAGCTGGACTTCCCGCTGTCGCCGGTGCTGCTGGGCTTTATCCTCGGCGGCCTGATGGAGCAGAACCTGCGCCGCGCGCTGTCGATTTCCAACGGCGCGCTGGAAATCCTGTGGTCCAGCCCAATCACCTTTGGTGTGTGGGTACTGACCGCAATCATGTTGCTTGTGCCGCTGCTGCGCATCTACCGCAAACGTGCCCTGCAGCGTCGCGCCGTGGCCGATGTCTGA
- a CDS encoding tripartite tricarboxylate transporter TctB family protein — protein sequence MLLQRIFAATLLLACAGLALMAWPYQAAFSYEPVGPRAYPLLMLGLMSLALIYMLFRPQPTQYKDDEPPLDRATLIKIGLCVALLLIFAGTFEPLGFILSSMLIGIPMARLYGGRWLPSVVIITLMSVGLYLLFDKAMDVPLPLGLLDVLEN from the coding sequence ATGCTCTTACAACGCATTTTTGCAGCCACGCTGCTGCTTGCCTGCGCCGGCCTGGCCTTGATGGCCTGGCCGTATCAGGCGGCATTTTCCTACGAGCCGGTCGGACCCCGTGCCTACCCGCTGTTGATGCTCGGCCTGATGAGCCTGGCACTGATCTATATGTTGTTTCGCCCTCAGCCCACCCAATACAAGGACGACGAACCACCGCTGGACCGAGCGACCCTGATCAAAATCGGCCTATGCGTGGCACTGCTACTGATATTTGCCGGCACCTTCGAGCCGCTGGGTTTCATTCTCAGCAGCATGCTGATCGGTATACCAATGGCTCGGCTATATGGCGGTCGCTGGTTGCCCAGTGTGGTGATTATCACGTTGATGAGCGTCGGTCTTTATCTGCTGTTTGATAAAGCCATGGACGTACCTCTGCCCCTCGGCCTGCTCGACGTTCTGGAGAACTGA
- a CDS encoding Bug family tripartite tricarboxylate transporter substrate binding protein — protein sequence MTYSLRKLALAAGCMLFAGQLLAADEPKRPECIAPASPGGGFDLTCKLAQSALVNEKLLSKPMRVTYMPGGVGAVAYNAVVAQRPADAGTLVAWSSGSLLNLAQGKFGRFDESAVRWLAAVGTSYGAIAVKSDSPYKNLDDLVQALKKDPSKVVIGSGGTVGSQDWMQTALVAKAAGINPRDLRYVALEGGGEIVTALMGNHIQVGSTDISDSMPHIQSGDMRLLAVFSEERLDEPEMKDIPTAKEQGYNIVWPVVRGFYLGPKVSDEDYAWWKAAFDKLLASEDFAKLRNQRELFPFAMTGPALDTYVKKQVADYKVLAKEFGLIQ from the coding sequence ATGACCTATTCACTGCGTAAATTGGCCCTCGCCGCCGGCTGCATGCTGTTCGCTGGCCAACTGCTGGCCGCCGACGAACCCAAGCGCCCGGAATGCATCGCCCCGGCCTCGCCCGGCGGTGGTTTTGACCTGACCTGCAAACTGGCGCAAAGCGCGCTGGTCAACGAAAAGTTGCTGAGCAAACCGATGCGCGTGACCTACATGCCTGGCGGCGTGGGTGCGGTGGCCTATAACGCAGTGGTGGCGCAGCGCCCGGCAGACGCCGGCACCTTGGTGGCGTGGTCCAGTGGTTCGCTGTTGAACCTGGCCCAAGGCAAGTTCGGGCGCTTCGATGAAAGTGCCGTGCGTTGGTTGGCAGCCGTGGGCACCAGCTACGGTGCCATCGCCGTAAAAAGCGATTCGCCTTACAAAAACCTCGACGACCTAGTACAGGCGCTGAAGAAAGATCCGAGCAAAGTGGTCATCGGCTCCGGCGGCACCGTGGGCAGCCAGGACTGGATGCAAACCGCTCTGGTCGCCAAGGCTGCCGGCATCAATCCGCGCGACCTGCGCTATGTGGCACTGGAAGGCGGTGGTGAAATTGTCACCGCATTGATGGGCAACCATATCCAAGTGGGCAGTACCGACATCTCCGACTCCATGCCCCATATCCAGAGCGGCGACATGCGCTTACTCGCGGTGTTCTCCGAGGAGCGCCTGGACGAGCCGGAAATGAAGGATATTCCGACGGCGAAGGAGCAAGGCTACAACATCGTCTGGCCAGTGGTACGAGGCTTCTACCTCGGGCCAAAAGTCAGCGATGAAGACTACGCCTGGTGGAAAGCCGCCTTTGACAAGCTGCTGGCTTCCGAAGACTTCGCCAAGCTGCGCAACCAGCGCGAGCTGTTCCCGTTCGCCATGACCGGACCTGCGCTGGACACCTACGTGAAGAAACAGGTGGCTGACTACAAAGTGCTGGCCAAAGAATTCGGCCTGATCCAGTAA